A region of Desulfovibrio inopinatus DSM 10711 DNA encodes the following proteins:
- a CDS encoding L,D-transpeptidase family protein: protein MIPVYSCASTLLLVLAIFTPAFANSSLSQSLQAVVVIADDMNTPYGEMQRFARSRPHAPWKKIGHASRVELGKNGLAWGRGIVKILPQHSAIPQKLEGDGRSPAGVFFLGHILATPEGINDLGFRHDVETITPRHLCVEDPASPYYNQLVNRDAITSPELDTVQSTLLTSGLFTYAIYVGQNQPHPIPGGGSCVYLHLKRKDGDATAGCTALHSNAMLTLLHWLNPKASPILVQIPASARSVAAQKTGLPLR from the coding sequence ATGATACCTGTGTATTCTTGTGCCAGCACCTTATTGCTGGTCTTAGCCATATTCACTCCAGCGTTCGCGAATTCGTCTCTCTCGCAATCATTGCAGGCGGTCGTCGTTATTGCCGATGACATGAACACTCCGTATGGGGAGATGCAACGATTTGCACGCTCACGTCCTCATGCACCGTGGAAAAAGATCGGACACGCATCCCGAGTCGAACTCGGCAAAAATGGTTTAGCGTGGGGACGCGGTATCGTGAAAATTTTGCCGCAACACTCAGCGATCCCGCAAAAGCTCGAAGGAGATGGACGCTCACCAGCCGGTGTTTTTTTTCTCGGGCATATTCTAGCCACTCCCGAAGGCATAAACGATCTCGGATTCCGGCATGACGTTGAAACGATTACGCCGCGTCATCTGTGTGTGGAAGATCCTGCCTCACCGTATTACAATCAACTCGTCAATCGAGATGCCATAACGTCGCCTGAACTCGACACGGTCCAATCGACCCTTTTGACCAGCGGCCTTTTTACCTACGCTATTTACGTTGGGCAAAATCAACCCCATCCAATTCCTGGAGGCGGATCCTGTGTCTACCTCCACCTCAAACGAAAAGACGGAGATGCAACGGCCGGTTGTACGGCCCTGCATAGCAATGCCATGTTGACCTTGCTCCATTGGCTGAACCCCAAAGCCTCACCTATTCTTGTCCAAATACCGGCATCGGCACGATCGGTAGCGGCTCAAAAGACAGGCCTTCCCCTTCGATAA
- a CDS encoding M15 family metallopeptidase translates to MQQRCLRLFLVNLCFLGVFLFGCCVVTAGENLPPYTSHIEPIPTAMRQAMIGVSWHLGCPVALDDLRWVQVGYVDFAGKVQHGSLVVHKSVASDVADIFGELYAARFPIEKMQLIEVYGADDDQSMADNNTSAFNCRKVAGTRVFSQHAFGRAIDINPVQNPFIKKGVVSPSEGAAYTDRSRYVSGMVLKNGMVWKAFVHRQWKWGGSWRSVKDYQHFEKKQ, encoded by the coding sequence ATGCAGCAGCGGTGCCTTCGATTATTTCTGGTCAATCTCTGTTTTCTCGGTGTTTTCCTTTTTGGCTGTTGTGTTGTTACGGCAGGCGAGAATCTCCCTCCCTACACATCGCATATTGAACCTATACCGACTGCAATGCGGCAGGCCATGATTGGTGTCTCCTGGCATCTTGGTTGCCCGGTGGCGTTGGATGATCTTCGCTGGGTCCAGGTCGGGTATGTCGACTTTGCGGGGAAAGTACAGCACGGCAGTCTCGTGGTGCATAAATCCGTTGCCAGCGATGTGGCCGATATCTTTGGTGAACTCTACGCTGCACGATTTCCTATAGAAAAAATGCAGCTCATTGAGGTCTATGGAGCTGATGATGATCAATCCATGGCGGATAACAACACGTCGGCATTTAATTGCCGTAAGGTAGCCGGAACCCGTGTCTTTTCTCAACATGCATTCGGCCGAGCTATCGATATCAATCCGGTGCAGAATCCATTCATCAAAAAGGGAGTGGTGTCGCCCTCCGAAGGCGCTGCATATACGGATAGAAGTCGGTATGTATCAGGGATGGTTTTGAAAAATGGGATGGTATGGAAGGCGTTTGTTCATCGCCAATGGAAATGGGGTGGAAGTTGGAGGTCTGTGAAAGATTATCAGCACTTTGAAAAAAAACAGTAA
- a CDS encoding tetratricopeptide repeat protein yields MMYIQRRRHHIPFRQFVLAALRLGALALLFVTCSTAATAAFAPSPSSDSDSTSLTTNSLPTPSPRYSIELAKTAPRSRTIKVGGAVSFEAAVYAGGKRLNDEDLIFHWAAAKDVRFISPDGPSATTAIFMGWGERQVEVSCTRRIGRSLVDIGRSSPIAVNVAKPHVSLRITPSEPMVGEKVTAKFSLDSDLDALRLMWKPLPTNARLVDVGPKEISFYLMNDKPVTVSVVPRYDNPGNVPTEALDEATVDINAKSYDVTIKNIGAESAPARIWRDGVGPVEVSRELAVNQGVRLRADVSPTPRSAHLRYVWTLEEDGRLDSNASSREKVVTKPSIGPLVAHVEIRDSRDILLGHGQETISFTISQRDIDQVDVNMKRTKELLTEAQNAWGAGDIDAACLATERAVQLYPSFEPALSLKKQYISDRDIVADHLERARNLIEQNTFDQATPHLEAAAKIAPAQPDIQRLYSLMDQRKSDLKRVVALLTEAQSRQKQGRMDAALVTINDALLIDPGNAEALSLRNTLVKKRQQAVDLMREASAMADEGKLEQAKVIVEKGEKTFPNFAPLQELGRDIAERQEKALTLGRLVAEAKTAWSNGDIDAALTATSNALAMRPDWNTAAELQQSIIDKREAIIRVMDDANQLLDADAFDQAKTALAGARHINENYPPIAELEKRIDAARKQAEAKTERYLKSARQLVDNNRFEAALAILRELNQDSLYTNTQKTQAEALFLAAQSGKSKLDSANAHAPGITRAANRENSPLERVCLTRFHRAYAEQKNNHYSEAIAEYTDIIEQCPTLCDAMNNIGVSYNQLGQIADALPWYEKAVTCNPRNTIYSDNAEGARKWLSTSTRPSKHAATESQCKELFRQARGLQSKGEHLAAIDVFKNILAACTPNCKAINDVGVSLYALGHVKESIRWFEHASKCDPANTLFKDNTRLTKKQIQDTERQRKSEHRYVKAGLE; encoded by the coding sequence ATGATGTATATACAACGCCGCCGACACCATATCCCATTCCGTCAATTCGTTCTTGCCGCCTTACGGCTCGGCGCTTTGGCGCTTTTGTTTGTAACGTGCTCCACAGCCGCCACGGCCGCATTTGCTCCTTCCCCCTCGTCAGACTCAGACTCCACTTCGCTTACGACAAATTCATTGCCTACGCCCTCTCCCCGCTACTCCATCGAATTGGCCAAGACCGCTCCACGGAGTCGAACCATCAAAGTTGGAGGAGCTGTTTCCTTTGAAGCGGCAGTCTATGCCGGTGGCAAACGCCTCAATGATGAGGACCTCATATTTCATTGGGCAGCCGCCAAAGATGTCCGTTTCATCAGTCCGGACGGCCCGAGCGCCACCACGGCCATCTTCATGGGATGGGGAGAACGCCAGGTGGAAGTATCGTGTACGCGCCGTATTGGTCGTTCTCTGGTCGATATAGGACGTTCTTCCCCGATCGCTGTCAACGTCGCCAAACCCCATGTGTCACTGCGTATCACGCCGTCAGAGCCTATGGTGGGTGAAAAAGTCACCGCGAAATTTTCTCTTGATAGCGACCTTGATGCATTACGTCTCATGTGGAAACCGTTACCTACGAATGCCCGACTCGTCGATGTCGGACCGAAAGAAATTTCTTTCTATCTCATGAATGATAAGCCGGTGACGGTAAGTGTTGTGCCGCGCTATGACAATCCGGGTAATGTCCCGACAGAGGCGCTTGACGAAGCCACAGTGGATATAAACGCGAAATCCTACGATGTGACTATCAAAAACATCGGCGCCGAGTCTGCACCAGCACGCATTTGGAGAGACGGTGTCGGCCCTGTTGAAGTGTCACGTGAACTTGCCGTCAACCAAGGCGTACGTCTTCGCGCCGATGTCTCGCCCACTCCACGTTCTGCCCATCTTCGCTATGTCTGGACGTTGGAAGAAGACGGTCGACTTGATTCCAATGCGAGTTCCCGCGAAAAGGTCGTTACCAAACCATCTATCGGCCCACTTGTTGCCCATGTGGAAATTCGCGACAGTCGTGACATTCTTCTTGGACACGGACAGGAAACAATTTCGTTCACCATATCCCAACGAGATATAGATCAGGTGGACGTTAATATGAAACGAACGAAGGAGTTGCTGACCGAAGCTCAAAATGCATGGGGTGCTGGCGATATCGACGCGGCATGCCTTGCAACCGAACGTGCGGTCCAACTCTATCCCTCTTTTGAGCCCGCGTTGTCGCTCAAAAAACAGTATATTAGTGATCGTGACATCGTTGCCGATCATCTTGAACGGGCACGGAACCTCATTGAGCAAAATACTTTCGATCAAGCGACACCGCATCTCGAAGCTGCCGCTAAAATCGCACCGGCACAACCAGATATTCAACGTCTTTATAGCCTGATGGATCAACGGAAATCCGACCTCAAACGTGTTGTAGCCCTGCTTACTGAAGCGCAGAGTCGCCAAAAACAAGGGCGGATGGATGCCGCATTAGTAACGATCAACGATGCCTTGCTTATCGATCCAGGCAACGCCGAAGCACTGAGCTTACGAAACACGCTCGTTAAAAAACGGCAGCAAGCCGTAGACCTTATGCGTGAAGCCTCTGCAATGGCCGACGAAGGAAAATTGGAACAGGCCAAAGTGATAGTAGAAAAAGGCGAAAAAACCTTCCCGAATTTTGCCCCGCTCCAAGAACTCGGACGTGATATTGCCGAGCGACAAGAAAAGGCGCTGACCCTGGGACGGCTTGTGGCAGAGGCCAAAACCGCTTGGTCAAACGGTGACATCGACGCAGCGTTGACAGCAACGTCCAATGCCCTTGCCATGCGCCCCGACTGGAACACTGCGGCCGAGCTGCAACAATCCATCATCGATAAACGTGAAGCGATTATCCGCGTCATGGACGATGCAAACCAGTTATTAGACGCCGACGCATTCGATCAAGCCAAGACGGCGCTGGCTGGTGCCCGACATATCAATGAAAACTATCCTCCCATTGCCGAGCTGGAAAAACGAATTGATGCTGCACGAAAACAAGCGGAAGCAAAAACTGAACGATATCTCAAATCAGCCCGACAACTTGTCGACAACAATCGATTTGAAGCAGCTTTGGCCATCTTGCGAGAGCTCAACCAAGACTCTCTGTACACCAATACTCAAAAAACACAGGCGGAAGCGCTGTTCTTGGCAGCTCAATCAGGTAAATCCAAGCTCGACAGCGCGAATGCGCACGCACCCGGCATCACTCGTGCGGCAAACAGAGAGAATTCACCTCTCGAACGTGTGTGCCTCACCCGATTCCATCGTGCCTATGCTGAACAAAAAAACAATCACTACAGCGAAGCGATTGCCGAATACACCGACATTATCGAGCAATGCCCGACCTTGTGCGATGCCATGAACAATATCGGGGTGAGTTATAACCAGCTTGGGCAAATTGCAGATGCGTTACCGTGGTATGAAAAGGCAGTGACCTGCAACCCACGCAATACAATCTATAGTGATAATGCAGAAGGAGCACGCAAATGGTTATCGACGTCTACTCGTCCATCCAAACATGCAGCAACGGAAAGCCAATGCAAAGAGCTTTTTCGCCAAGCTCGTGGCCTCCAAAGCAAAGGGGAACATTTGGCAGCTATTGATGTCTTCAAGAATATCCTTGCAGCCTGTACACCGAACTGCAAAGCCATCAATGATGTAGGTGTCAGCCTTTACGCACTGGGACATGTGAAGGAATCGATCCGCTGGTTTGAGCATGCCAGCAAATGCGATCCTGCGAACACGCTTTTTAAAGACAATACGCGACTCACCAAAAAACAGATTCAAGATACGGAACGACAACGAAAATCAGAGCACCGCTACGTCAAAGCCGGACTCGAATAA
- a CDS encoding sulfite exporter TauE/SafE family protein, with protein sequence MSKYLKSPWIEIGVMVGVLAVTTIGMGLVGYGLDTPAGGMTGGTIFWILFGSFLLSFGIAMLAVMGGIGGGVLFTPIMLAFTSVDSLIIRATGLIVAMFSGLISTGPFMRRGLANLKLCILAATAYGIGAFAGAQGAILVAEHLGATGEGLVRISLGFMILALAFYFIMGGQKIEWPVVKKVDRLTSWLNITQPYFEESECRVVDYKVTRAWQLMSVVMFVGMLSGFFGLGAGWAIVPALNMVMAVPLKVAAACSGVLLGMGDCVALWPYLLSGAIIPLFAAPWLVGQVLGGLVGAYILMRVKAGFIRIILIGVMFFTAYGLLTKGLNVLGVMGPTPPAVTFSVFGACVAFIVLALSGRLPGFRKA encoded by the coding sequence ATGAGCAAGTACCTGAAGAGCCCTTGGATCGAAATCGGCGTGATGGTCGGTGTCCTTGCTGTGACAACCATTGGAATGGGACTGGTCGGTTATGGATTGGATACACCCGCAGGCGGAATGACGGGTGGCACCATCTTTTGGATTCTGTTCGGATCATTTTTGTTGAGCTTCGGTATCGCCATGCTGGCCGTTATGGGCGGTATCGGCGGTGGAGTGTTGTTTACACCGATCATGTTGGCCTTCACCTCGGTGGACAGTTTGATCATACGTGCAACTGGACTCATCGTGGCCATGTTCAGCGGACTCATTTCAACCGGTCCATTCATGCGGCGCGGGTTGGCGAACCTCAAGCTCTGTATTCTTGCCGCAACGGCGTATGGGATTGGTGCTTTCGCTGGCGCACAGGGAGCCATCCTTGTGGCTGAGCATCTGGGAGCAACGGGGGAAGGCCTTGTGCGCATCTCCCTCGGTTTTATGATTCTCGCGTTGGCCTTCTATTTCATTATGGGTGGACAGAAGATTGAATGGCCTGTCGTCAAGAAGGTCGATCGTCTGACATCCTGGCTTAACATTACACAGCCGTATTTTGAAGAATCTGAATGTCGTGTCGTGGACTATAAAGTCACGCGTGCCTGGCAGCTCATGTCCGTGGTGATGTTCGTTGGTATGTTATCGGGATTTTTCGGTCTGGGCGCAGGATGGGCTATTGTCCCGGCGTTGAATATGGTCATGGCCGTCCCGTTGAAGGTTGCCGCAGCATGTTCGGGTGTTCTGCTCGGTATGGGGGACTGTGTGGCATTATGGCCATACCTGCTTTCCGGCGCCATTATTCCACTGTTTGCTGCACCGTGGCTTGTCGGACAAGTTCTGGGTGGCCTGGTCGGAGCGTATATTCTCATGCGCGTCAAAGCTGGTTTCATCCGTATCATTCTCATCGGCGTCATGTTCTTCACAGCCTATGGTCTTTTGACAAAGGGACTCAACGTTCTGGGTGTTATGGGACCCACGCCTCCTGCTGTGACCTTCAGTGTGTTTGGTGCCTGTGTGGCCTTTATTGTCCTGGCACTGAGTGGCCGTCTCCCCGGCTTCAGAAAGGCTTAA
- a CDS encoding response regulator, with amino-acid sequence MHHVLIIEADERFRGHLAGRLRRQRFQVIEASAFDEAMGILESTPVGVVLLGLNDGQRHGLDTLSALLKENAHRKVILLVPEKDVTLSMEGMKRGAYDDVELPFDLRTLVEKIDKALEPEQANVAMSGSA; translated from the coding sequence ATGCATCATGTTCTCATCATTGAAGCAGATGAAAGGTTTCGAGGCCACTTGGCAGGTCGACTTCGTCGGCAACGGTTTCAGGTCATTGAAGCATCCGCTTTTGATGAAGCTATGGGCATTCTTGAGTCAACGCCAGTGGGGGTTGTTTTGCTTGGTTTGAACGACGGCCAACGTCATGGCTTGGATACCTTGTCGGCACTGCTGAAAGAAAATGCACATCGTAAGGTTATCCTGCTTGTTCCGGAAAAGGACGTGACGTTGTCCATGGAAGGCATGAAGCGCGGGGCGTATGACGATGTCGAATTGCCGTTCGACCTCCGGACGTTAGTCGAAAAAATCGACAAAGCGCTTGAGCCTGAGCAGGCGAATGTCGCCATGAGTGGTAGTGCGTAG
- a CDS encoding NifB/NifX family molybdenum-iron cluster-binding protein, with amino-acid sequence MSKKVLIPLHENDVAPRFDLADEVWVGVVDEEAGVSEEHTVVLPQASAEGLCAMILHEHIDIVVCCGIEEEYYQYLVWKHVDVYDSVVGTVDQVVSALLQKKLAAGQVLLQRDQVSCSVS; translated from the coding sequence ATGTCGAAGAAAGTGCTCATTCCGTTGCATGAAAATGATGTTGCTCCCCGGTTTGACCTGGCTGACGAAGTGTGGGTTGGGGTGGTCGATGAAGAGGCAGGGGTTTCCGAAGAACACACGGTTGTTCTTCCTCAAGCCTCTGCAGAAGGACTGTGTGCCATGATTTTGCATGAGCACATTGATATTGTCGTGTGTTGCGGGATAGAAGAGGAATATTATCAGTATCTTGTATGGAAACATGTCGACGTGTACGATTCTGTTGTTGGTACTGTTGATCAGGTTGTCTCTGCATTACTCCAAAAGAAACTCGCTGCAGGTCAAGTTCTGTTACAGCGTGACCAAGTTTCTTGTTCTGTTTCGTAA
- a CDS encoding sigma-54 interaction domain-containing protein, protein MNASPSPLIHGLFSNPVDLMPLLDEVPIPLAFLSLTGVVIGLNRAAEALTGYSRQEACGISCRYVFRSNHCVDACPLQDVNPQRRSFVTEADIINRDRQRIPVRLSFAPIRDSQGRFVGYLEAVEDMRLFAELDVKKHQAFTFAEMVGNSPQMERIFEILPGISQTDSSVLITGETGTGKDLLAEAIHKSSNRAKGPFVKVNCGALPETLLESELFGHTKGAFTGAVENKPGRFKLAQNGTLFLTEIGDLPLALQVKLLTFLDDKIIYPLGSTKGVPVDVRVVAATHRDLDRCVREGRFRQDLLFRLNVVRLHMPPIRERGEDVRLLLDHFLHFFKAKFNNAVKAFSPEALELLMRYPYPGNVRELRNIVEYAVNICGNERIRISHLPAYLLESQYEPICTESSEAPMMISGHFESERKEAKSSSESTTWNDVERRMILDALIQAGGRRGMAADILGWGRSTLWRKMKQHGIDGQ, encoded by the coding sequence GTGAACGCATCACCCTCCCCCTTGATCCACGGGTTGTTTTCCAATCCTGTAGATCTGATGCCGCTTTTGGATGAGGTTCCCATTCCTTTGGCGTTTTTATCCCTTACGGGTGTGGTTATCGGGTTAAACCGCGCTGCTGAGGCTCTGACTGGCTATTCCCGTCAAGAAGCGTGCGGTATTTCTTGCCGATACGTTTTTCGGTCAAATCATTGTGTGGATGCTTGTCCTCTTCAAGACGTCAATCCGCAACGCCGTTCGTTTGTCACTGAAGCCGACATTATCAATCGAGATCGTCAGCGTATTCCTGTTCGTCTCTCTTTTGCACCTATCCGGGATAGCCAGGGCCGTTTTGTCGGGTATCTCGAAGCTGTTGAAGACATGCGTCTTTTTGCCGAATTGGACGTCAAAAAACACCAAGCGTTCACTTTTGCAGAAATGGTGGGAAACAGCCCTCAAATGGAACGTATTTTTGAGATTTTGCCGGGCATCTCCCAGACCGATTCATCGGTCTTGATCACCGGTGAAACAGGAACGGGGAAAGATCTGTTGGCAGAAGCCATTCATAAATCGTCAAATCGAGCGAAGGGACCGTTTGTTAAGGTGAACTGTGGAGCTCTTCCTGAGACTTTGCTTGAGTCCGAATTATTTGGCCATACGAAAGGTGCATTTACCGGCGCCGTGGAAAATAAGCCGGGACGTTTTAAATTGGCACAAAATGGAACATTGTTTCTCACCGAGATTGGGGACTTGCCTTTGGCTTTGCAAGTGAAACTGCTCACATTTCTTGATGATAAAATTATTTATCCATTGGGGAGTACCAAAGGGGTTCCCGTTGATGTTCGGGTGGTTGCGGCAACACACCGCGATCTTGATCGTTGTGTACGCGAAGGGCGATTTCGTCAGGACTTGCTATTTCGGTTGAACGTTGTTCGTTTGCATATGCCTCCTATTCGCGAAAGAGGAGAGGATGTTCGGCTGTTGCTTGATCATTTTCTTCATTTTTTCAAAGCAAAATTCAATAATGCGGTCAAAGCATTTTCCCCCGAAGCGTTAGAGTTGCTGATGCGCTATCCATACCCCGGAAATGTCCGGGAGTTACGGAATATTGTTGAATATGCCGTCAATATTTGCGGAAATGAACGGATACGCATTTCGCATTTACCAGCCTATCTGCTTGAATCTCAGTATGAACCCATTTGTACTGAATCGTCTGAGGCGCCGATGATGATATCTGGACATTTTGAGTCAGAGCGAAAAGAAGCCAAATCTTCAAGTGAAAGTACGACTTGGAATGATGTGGAGCGCCGTATGATTCTTGATGCCCTGATCCAGGCGGGGGGGCGGCGAGGCATGGCTGCAGATATACTTGGCTGGGGGCGGAGTACTTTGTGGCGCAAAATGAAACAACACGGCATTGATGGGCAATAG
- the fabZ gene encoding 3-hydroxyacyl-ACP dehydratase FabZ, with protein MTVDTSRMINAKEILTLIPHRYPFLLVDRIVDYTPGESLRAYKNVTINEPFFQGHFPGLPVMPGVLILEALAQSGAVLVVKQSPEPLVDKAFLFAGMDKVKFRRPVVPGDRLDLECFDIKHKRNIWKMSAKATVDGEVAATALLTAAIVDRSSMD; from the coding sequence ATGACTGTTGATACAAGCCGTATGATTAATGCGAAAGAGATTCTCACCCTTATTCCTCACCGTTATCCCTTTTTGCTCGTCGATAGAATTGTTGACTATACGCCAGGCGAATCGCTCCGGGCATATAAGAATGTGACCATCAATGAGCCCTTTTTTCAGGGACATTTTCCGGGACTCCCCGTCATGCCGGGCGTGCTCATTTTGGAAGCGCTTGCTCAGTCTGGCGCGGTACTTGTCGTGAAACAAAGTCCGGAGCCACTGGTCGACAAAGCGTTTCTTTTTGCCGGTATGGATAAGGTTAAATTTCGACGGCCGGTGGTCCCTGGGGATCGTCTCGATCTCGAATGCTTCGATATAAAGCATAAACGCAATATTTGGAAAATGTCGGCGAAAGCGACGGTTGATGGTGAAGTTGCGGCTACGGCATTGCTTACTGCGGCCATCGTTGATCGGTCCAGCATGGACTAA
- a CDS encoding OmpH family outer membrane protein: protein MRKLTVVLLTAFFMAVSVVPSMAQSKVGVINLDDALVKTRLGKSAMSQLKRKFQSREKQLSAQESRLKTLREELSKSGILSDKAKREKATQFESQLQQFMNARNAFQQEFQAEQKRLLDPIVAKMQKAVDDYARQKGFDLILEARSVPYYKSELDITDKVIKLVDR from the coding sequence ATGCGAAAGTTAACCGTCGTGTTGTTGACTGCATTTTTTATGGCTGTTTCTGTTGTTCCATCTATGGCTCAGTCTAAAGTCGGTGTCATCAACCTCGACGATGCTTTGGTTAAAACCCGTCTTGGCAAGTCAGCGATGAGCCAACTCAAACGCAAGTTTCAATCCAGAGAAAAACAACTCTCAGCTCAAGAGAGCCGACTGAAAACGTTGCGTGAAGAATTGTCTAAATCCGGTATCTTGAGCGACAAAGCCAAACGTGAAAAAGCAACTCAATTTGAGTCTCAGTTGCAGCAGTTTATGAATGCACGCAATGCGTTCCAACAGGAATTCCAGGCTGAACAAAAGCGGTTGCTTGATCCTATTGTTGCGAAGATGCAGAAGGCCGTTGACGATTATGCCCGGCAGAAAGGGTTTGATCTTATCCTGGAAGCCCGGAGCGTCCCCTATTATAAAAGTGAGTTGGATATCACCGACAAGGTCATCAAGTTAGTTGACAGATAA